The following coding sequences are from one Granulicella sp. L56 window:
- a CDS encoding lysozyme yields MCNFSYSDAGFDLTRQFEGLRLTAYQDQVGVWTIGYGHTGREVHGGMVIIEDQADVLLHSDIAGAVACVNRAITASISQCHFDALVDFTFNLGFGRLLGSTLLRHVNAGEFDLAAPQFLLWDHAGGVVVPGLLARRQAEMTLFQSVD; encoded by the coding sequence ATGTGCAACTTCAGCTACAGCGATGCAGGCTTCGATCTCACCCGGCAGTTCGAGGGCTTGCGCCTGACCGCCTATCAGGACCAGGTCGGCGTCTGGACCATCGGCTACGGCCACACCGGGCGCGAGGTCCACGGCGGAATGGTCATTATCGAGGACCAGGCCGACGTGCTACTGCACAGCGACATCGCGGGCGCAGTCGCCTGCGTCAACCGAGCCATCACCGCCAGCATCTCCCAATGCCACTTCGACGCTCTGGTCGACTTCACCTTCAACCTCGGCTTCGGCCGCCTGCTCGGTTCCACCCTGCTGCGCCACGTCAACGCAGGAGAGTTCGACCTCGCCGCGCCGCAGTTTCTACTGTGGGACCACGCCGGTGGAGTCGTCGTGCCCGGCCTGCTCGCCCGTCGCCAAGCCGAGATGACCCTGTTTCAGTCAGTGGACTGA
- the lpdA gene encoding dihydrolipoyl dehydrogenase translates to MAETIYDLVVIGGGPAGYTCAIRAGQYGLKTALVESTDKLGGTCLHVGCIPTKAILFSAEVWDHLKHAEQYGIDGVSQPKLNWQNVLARKNEIIAKHTKGLDFLMKKNKVTVVNGYGRLTGPAKEGVFSVEVDKAGKKETVKAKKVVLATGSDARMLPGYKADSTILTNIEVLSIDKLPKSLVVIGSGAVGVEFASIFKSFGTDVTIIEALPRMVPAEDEDVSKELLRLYKKRGIDVHVSAKVDKIEKTKDGVNVHFTKSDGKGEIKSAEKVLVAVGRAPRTTDVGLDKTKITPDRGFIMTNEWMETTEPGVYAIGDIVGGLPQLAHVGAMAGLVVAAKLAGKYARAVNRGRIPGCTYCDPQIGSVGLTEAKAKEAGYQVKVGKFPFVGNSKATILDSHDGFVKVVSDAKYGEILGVHIIGPNATELIAECVTALELEATVEEMMFTIHAHPTLSESLLDAFSSVEGMAINV, encoded by the coding sequence TTGGCAGAGACGATTTATGACCTTGTAGTGATTGGCGGCGGACCGGCAGGCTATACCTGCGCCATCCGCGCCGGGCAGTATGGACTGAAGACCGCGCTGGTCGAGTCGACCGACAAGCTGGGCGGAACCTGCCTGCACGTCGGCTGCATTCCCACCAAGGCGATTCTCTTCTCCGCCGAAGTTTGGGACCACCTTAAGCACGCCGAGCAGTACGGCATCGACGGCGTCAGCCAGCCCAAACTCAACTGGCAAAACGTGCTCGCGCGCAAAAACGAGATCATCGCCAAGCACACCAAGGGCCTCGACTTCCTGATGAAGAAGAACAAGGTCACCGTCGTCAACGGCTACGGCCGCCTGACTGGCCCAGCCAAGGAAGGCGTCTTCTCCGTCGAGGTCGACAAGGCCGGCAAAAAGGAGACCGTCAAGGCGAAGAAGGTCGTTCTCGCCACCGGCTCCGACGCGCGCATGTTGCCCGGCTACAAGGCCGATAGCACCATCCTCACCAACATCGAAGTCCTCTCCATCGACAAGCTGCCCAAGTCGCTGGTCGTCATCGGTTCGGGCGCGGTCGGCGTCGAGTTTGCCTCCATCTTCAAGAGCTTCGGCACCGATGTCACCATCATCGAGGCGCTGCCCCGCATGGTCCCGGCTGAAGACGAAGACGTCAGCAAAGAGCTGCTCCGCCTCTACAAGAAGCGCGGCATCGACGTGCACGTCTCCGCCAAGGTCGACAAGATCGAGAAGACCAAGGACGGCGTCAACGTCCACTTCACCAAGTCCGACGGCAAGGGCGAGATCAAGTCGGCGGAGAAGGTCCTCGTCGCCGTAGGCCGCGCCCCGCGCACCACTGACGTCGGCCTCGACAAGACGAAGATCACCCCCGATCGCGGCTTCATCATGACCAACGAGTGGATGGAGACCACCGAGCCCGGCGTCTACGCCATCGGCGACATCGTCGGCGGCCTGCCCCAGCTCGCGCACGTCGGCGCAATGGCCGGCCTCGTGGTCGCGGCCAAGCTCGCAGGCAAGTACGCCCGCGCCGTCAACCGTGGCCGCATCCCCGGCTGCACCTACTGCGACCCGCAGATCGGCAGCGTCGGCCTCACCGAGGCGAAGGCGAAGGAAGCGGGCTATCAGGTCAAGGTGGGCAAGTTCCCCTTCGTCGGCAACTCCAAGGCGACGATCCTCGACTCGCACGACGGCTTCGTCAAGGTCGTCTCCGACGCGAAGTACGGCGAGATCCTCGGCGTCCACATCATCGGCCCCAACGCCACCGAGCTGATCGCCGAGTGCGTCACCGCCCTCGAACTCGAAGCCACGGTCGAAGAGATGATGTTCACCATCCACGCCCACCCCACGCTGTCGGAAAGCCTGCTCGACGCCTTCTCCAGCGTAGAAGGCATGGCCATCAACGTCTAG